A single Lolium perenne isolate Kyuss_39 chromosome 6, Kyuss_2.0, whole genome shotgun sequence DNA region contains:
- the LOC127334452 gene encoding MLO-like protein 1 — MAGGAEGKPKPLEFTPTWIVASICSVIIVISLLFERFLHRLGKRLMRSRKKPLYEALLRVKEELMVLGFISLLLTVFQGAMGRLCVRRSVMRHLLPCKPPPLGAAAETAHFGDAVFTGVLGGARRLLAGGAISGDYCVNKGKVPVLSAEAIHQLHIFIFVLAVTHFILSAITVLLGVAQTRNWRHWESKIQTNNDSAPENFKHIQEFTFIQDHFKGHRKRWRIFGWMRSFFKQFYGSVTEEDYRTMRLGFIMKHCTPNFNFYNYMIRALEVDFKKVVGVSWYLWAMLMIFLLLNVQGWYVYIWISTAPFLMLLVVGSKMEHIITELAYEVAQKHTAIQGDLVVAPSDDFFWFHRPKLVLLLIHVVLFQNAFEIAFFFWLLVSYGFKSCIMGNPAYAIARIVISIVSQLLCGYVTLPLYAIVSHMGSSFKKAIFDDNVTEGLANWAERARRRTIISSKTTVNVSDPPVDEANDAAIQMTNTHAISSDEQGTSLT, encoded by the exons ATGGCCGGCGGAGCAGAAGGCAAACCAAAGCCGCTCGAGTTCACGCCGACATGGATCGTGGCATCCATCTGCTCCGTCATCATCGTCATCTCCCTGCTGTTCGAGCGCTTCCTCCACCGCCTAGGCAAG AGGCTGATGCGGAGTCGCAAGAAGCCGTTGTACGAGGCCCTGCTCAgggtgaaggaggagctgatggtcCTGGGGTTCATATCGCTGCTGCTCACCGTGTTCCAAGGCGCCATGGGAAGACTGTGCGTCCGACGGAGCGTCATGCGCCACCTGCTGCCCTGTAAGCCGCCGCCACTAGGCGCTGCCGCCGAGACAGCGCACTTTGGTGACGCCGTATTCACCGGCGTGCTGGGTGGGGCGAGGCGGCTTCTGGCTGGTGGAGCCATCTCCGGTGACTACTGCGTGAACAAG GGTAAAGTTCCAGTATTATCTGCTGAAGCCATTCATCAGTTGCACATATTTATCTTCGTCTTGGCGGTCACACATTTTATTCTCAGTGCCATCACAGTTCTGCTTGGAGTTGCGCAG ACTAGAAACTGGAGGCACTGGGAGAGCAAGATTCAAACAAACAACGATAGTG CTCCTGAAAATTTCAAACATATTCAAGAGTTCACGTTTATTCAGGATCACTTTAAAGGCCATAGAAAACGCTGGAGGATATTTGGCTGGATG CGCTCCTTCTTCAAACAATTCTATGGATCTGTCACTGAGGAAGACTACAGAACAATGCGACTAGGTTTCATCATG AAACACTGTACCCCAAACTTCAATTTTTACAACTACATGATTAGAGCACTGGAAGTTGATTTCAAGAAGGTCGTGGGTGTTAG TTGGTACCTATgggctatgttgatgatattcttATTGCTGAATGTTCAAG GATGGTATGTCTACATCTGGATATCGACCGCTCCGTTCCTT ATGTTACTGGTGGTTGGGAGTAAGATGGAGCACATCATTACAGAATTGGCTTATGAGGTTGCCCAAAAGCATACAGCGATTCAAGGAGATTTAGTAGTAGCACCTTCAGATGATTTTTTTTGGTTCCATCGGCCTAAATTAGTCCTTTTGTTGATCCACGTCGTCCTGTTCCAAAATGCATTTGAGATTGCATTTTTCTTTTGGCTTTTG GTATCATATGGATTCAAATCATGCATCATGGGAAACCCAGCATATGCTATTGCTCGAATTGTCATAAG TATCGTCAGCCAACTCCTTTGTGGTTACGTGACCCTACCTTTGTACGCCATTGTCTCGCAT ATGGGGAGCTCTTTCAAAAAAGCTATATTTGATGACAATGTGACTGAAGGCCTTGCCAACTGGGCTGAAAGAGCTAGGAGGCGCACAATAATATCtagtaaaactactgtaaacgtaAGTGACCCGCCTGTTGACGAGGCAAATGATGCTGCAATTCAAATGACAAATACACATGCAATCTCATCAGATGAGCAAGGAACTAGCCTTACATGA
- the LOC127334451 gene encoding MLO-like protein 1: MAGGGGKARPLEFTPTWIVASVCSIIVIISLIFERLLHHLGKRLMRSRRKPLYETLLKVKEELMLLGFISLLLNVLQGPMGRWCVSPDIMRHLLPCKPPPRASRDTEHLGDAVFAGAMGGARRLLAGGDDSEDYCMEKGKVSLLSAEAIHELHIFIFVLAVTHFVLSAITVLLGIAQTRNWQHWETKIQEKDVDASQMIKHVQEFKFIQDHFRGHRKRWKTVGWMRSFFKQFYGSVTKEDYTAMRLGFIMKHCSGNPKFRFYNYMIRALEVDFRKVVGISWYLWAMLMILLVLNVQGWYVYIWISLVPFIILLVVGSKLEHIITELAYEVAQKNRPIQGDLVVAPSDDFFWFRQPKLVLLLIHIVLFQNAFEIAFFFWLLVTYGFKSCIMGKPAYAITRVVISVLSQLLCGYSTLPLYAIVSHMGNSFKKSIFDDNVTEGLAIWAEKARRRRTTVYATNSPIDEANSGEIQMQITRDTSLLQQGTARIV, translated from the exons ATGGCAGGAGGAGGAGGGAAAGCCAGGCCGCTGGAGTTCACGCCGACATGGATCGTCGCCTCCGTCTGctccatcatcgtcatcatctcgcTGATCTTCGAGCGATTGCTCCACCACCTAGGCAAG AGGCTGATGAGGAGCCGAAGGAAGCCACTGTACGAGACCCTGCTCaaggtgaaggaggagctgatgctgCTGGGGTTCATCTCCCTGCTGCTCAACGTGCTGCAGGGCCCCATGGGGAGGTGGTGCGTGAGCCCAGACATCATGCGCCACCTGCTGCCCTGCAAGCCGCCGCCGCGCGCATCGCGCGACACCGAGCACCTCGGCGACGCCGTGTTCGCCGGCGCGATGGGCGGGGCGAGGAGGCTCCTGGCTGGAGGAGACGACTCTGAAGACTACTGCATGGAAAAG GGCAAAGTCTCATTGCTTTCAGCTGAAGCTATTCACGAGCTACACATTTTTATCTTCGTGCTGGCGGTCACTCACTTCGTTCTCAGTGCTATTACAGTTCTTCTAGGAATTGCGCAG ACGAGAAATTGGCAACATTGGGAgaccaaaatccaagaaaaagatgTTGATG CTTCTCAAATGATCAAGCATGTTCAAGAATTCAAATTTATTCAAGACCACTTTAGAGGTCATCGAAAACGGTGGAAGACTGTTGGCTGGATG CGTTCCTTCTTCAAACAATTCTATGGATCCGTCACCAAGGAGGACTACACAGCGATGCGACTTGGTTTCATCATG AAACACTGTAGTGGAAACCCAAAATTCAGGTTTTACAATTACATGATTAGAGCACTGGAGGTTGATTTCAGGAAGGTTGTTGGTATCAG TTGGTACCTTTGGGCTATGCTTATGATATTATTAGTACTGAATGTTCAAG gATGGTATGTCTACATTTGGATATCGTTGGTTCCATTCATC ATCCTACTTGTGGTAGGAAGTAAGCTGGAGCACATCATCACAGAATTGGCTTATGAGGTTGCGCAGAAAAACAGACCGATTCAAGGGGATTTAGTAGTAGCTCCTTCAGATGATTTCTTTTGGTTCCGTCAGCCTAAATTAGTCCTCCTTTTGATCCACATCGTCCTATTCCAAAATGCATTTGAAATTGCATTTTTCTTTTGGCTCCTG GTCACGTATGGCTTCAAATCGTGCATCATGGGGAAACCAGCATACGCTATTACTCGAGTTGTCATAAG tgTCCTTAGCCAGCTCCTTTGCGGATACAGCACCCTACCGCTTTACGCCATCGTCTCTCAT ATGGGAAATTCATTCAAGAAATCTATATTTGATGACAATGTGACCGAAGGCCTTGCCATCTGGGCTGAAAAGGCTAGGAGACGAAGAACCACCGTATATGCAACAAATTCACCAATCGATGAGGCAAATAGTGGAgaaattcaaatgcaaattactcggGACACCTCATTGCTGCAGCAAGGCACGGCTAGGATAGTATAA